A window of the Syntrophothermus lipocalidus DSM 12680 genome harbors these coding sequences:
- a CDS encoding MoaD family protein, producing the protein MKVLFFATLRKVTGCTETEVHGPADLEGVLRELGARYGSAFKEKVFPDGQLSRDVMVMINGHAVEHLGGSKAVVNEDDTIAIFPRLAGG; encoded by the coding sequence ATGAAGGTGCTGTTTTTTGCTACTCTGCGTAAAGTAACAGGTTGTACTGAAACCGAGGTCCACGGACCAGCTGATCTAGAGGGGGTTTTACGGGAACTCGGAGCGAGGTACGGTTCCGCGTTTAAAGAAAAGGTGTTTCCCGATGGTCAGTTAAGCCGCGATGTAATGGTAATGATAAATGGTCATGCGGTAGAACACTTAGGCGGGTCAAAAGCTGTTGTAAATGAGGATGACACTATTGCCATCTTCCCCCGGCTGGCCGGGGGCTAG
- the cbiB gene encoding adenosylcobinamide-phosphate synthase CbiB, with amino-acid sequence MFSTAMAHLIAGYLLDIFLGDPRWMPHPVRLLGRVIARAEGLLRRVFPPSPGGERLAGVILTVSVVGFAYFSVAFLLFCAGRIHPWLFHGLSVWIVYTVLATRSLDQETRVVYRELVRGDLQRARKLVANVVGRDTAELDENEVARAAVETIAENTVDAVVSPIFFLALGGPALGIAYKAVSTLDSMVGYKNERYLYLGWASARLDDLANFIPARLTGWLLVPLSALVSGQDFLLSVKTVKRDRAKHESPNSAHPESAFAGALRVQLGGPCRYQGRLVEHPVIGSGLGAVQPKHIPKAILLMYITSLLALSFGLGLIGIREGW; translated from the coding sequence ATGTTTTCTACTGCCATGGCCCATCTCATAGCCGGGTACCTGCTGGATATTTTCTTAGGTGATCCCCGGTGGATGCCGCACCCGGTTAGGTTATTGGGAAGAGTCATAGCCCGGGCGGAAGGCCTACTGCGCCGGGTATTTCCACCGTCCCCAGGGGGCGAGCGGTTAGCAGGAGTGATTTTAACGGTAAGTGTAGTGGGTTTCGCTTATTTTTCGGTGGCCTTCTTGCTATTTTGTGCTGGCCGTATCCATCCCTGGCTTTTTCACGGTTTAAGCGTGTGGATTGTTTACACCGTACTGGCTACCCGCAGTCTGGACCAGGAAACGCGGGTGGTTTACCGGGAACTCGTAAGAGGGGATTTGCAGCGGGCGAGGAAGCTGGTGGCGAATGTGGTGGGCAGGGACACAGCGGAGCTCGACGAGAACGAGGTGGCCAGGGCGGCGGTCGAAACCATAGCTGAGAATACGGTAGACGCTGTGGTTTCTCCTATTTTTTTTCTGGCCTTAGGTGGACCGGCCTTGGGTATCGCTTACAAGGCAGTAAGCACCTTGGACTCGATGGTGGGGTACAAAAATGAGCGTTACTTGTACTTAGGCTGGGCTTCAGCCCGCCTGGATGACCTGGCGAATTTTATTCCTGCCCGTTTAACTGGTTGGCTGTTGGTACCTTTGTCGGCTCTTGTGAGCGGGCAGGATTTTCTGTTAAGCGTGAAAACGGTAAAGAGGGATCGCGCAAAGCACGAAAGCCCTAACAGCGCTCACCCAGAATCGGCTTTTGCCGGGGCCCTGAGGGTACAGCTGGGGGGACCTTGCCGCTACCAGGGGCGACTGGTAGAACACCCGGTCATCGGGTCAGGGTTAGGTGCGGTACAACCGAAACATATACCGAAAGCCATCTTACTCATGTACATAACGTCACTTTTGGCTTTAAGTTTTGGTCTTGGTCTCATTGGGATAAGGGAGGGTTGGTAG
- a CDS encoding cobyric acid synthase codes for MVQGTGSSVGKSLIVAGLCRILKSAGYKVAPFKAQNMSLNSYITAEGGEMGRAQVVQAEASGIEPSVLMNPILIKPTGDMSSQVIVLGKVYWQLGAEEYYKVVPELVETVRRAYQELAAQYDVIVLEGAGSPAEINLYHRDVVNMGMARMVDAPVVLVGDIEKGGVFASIFGTVSLLPEEDRKRVKGWVINKFRGSLPILEPGIKDLERMMGIPCLGVIPHVKLALDEEDGAIELLDNRTAIPVFRMDETGQNTVVAVIRLPHISNFTDFDVFAHLPDTSVVYANHPSQLENADIVILPGSKNTIGDLTYLENAGFVEAIMRHYREGGFIIGVCGGYQMLGKEIHDPHHTESQQEKIKGLGFLDIVTVFAPQKTTAQVQGHFLPSGCPWTKKLARRHFRGYEIHMGVSHLGPEARPLLCCVKNDGSLYEDGTFSTDGRVLGSYVHGLFDDPVIAAEIVNHVRRSRGWQEISCGSLDYRSAKEREYQRWADIVAASLDMDRVFELIFRR; via the coding sequence ATGGTACAGGGAACCGGCTCTTCCGTGGGCAAGAGCCTTATCGTTGCCGGTTTGTGCCGGATACTTAAGAGCGCCGGTTACAAAGTGGCTCCATTCAAAGCTCAGAACATGTCCCTGAACTCCTATATCACCGCTGAAGGGGGAGAAATGGGTCGGGCTCAGGTCGTGCAGGCCGAAGCCAGCGGGATCGAACCCTCGGTTTTGATGAACCCAATATTGATTAAACCTACCGGGGACATGAGTAGCCAGGTAATAGTTTTGGGGAAAGTTTACTGGCAGCTAGGGGCCGAAGAGTATTATAAAGTGGTTCCAGAACTAGTAGAAACGGTGAGACGAGCCTATCAAGAACTGGCAGCCCAGTACGATGTCATAGTTTTGGAGGGGGCCGGCAGCCCTGCCGAGATAAACCTCTATCACCGGGATGTGGTTAACATGGGTATGGCTCGGATGGTAGACGCCCCGGTAGTCCTGGTAGGGGATATCGAAAAAGGTGGGGTTTTTGCATCAATTTTTGGTACAGTTTCGCTGCTCCCTGAGGAAGACCGGAAACGGGTCAAGGGTTGGGTTATCAACAAATTCAGGGGATCATTACCTATACTCGAACCGGGGATAAAGGATCTGGAACGGATGATGGGCATCCCCTGCCTAGGAGTGATACCGCACGTTAAGCTTGCTTTAGATGAAGAGGACGGAGCGATAGAACTCTTGGACAACCGTACGGCTATACCGGTTTTCAGAATGGACGAGACAGGGCAAAACACGGTGGTAGCCGTCATCCGCTTGCCTCATATTTCCAATTTCACCGACTTCGATGTTTTTGCTCACCTCCCTGATACCTCTGTGGTTTATGCCAATCATCCTTCCCAGCTGGAGAACGCCGATATCGTGATCCTGCCCGGGAGTAAGAATACCATCGGTGACCTGACTTACCTTGAAAACGCCGGGTTTGTAGAGGCTATCATGAGGCATTACCGTGAAGGCGGTTTCATTATAGGGGTGTGCGGCGGTTACCAGATGCTGGGCAAAGAGATACACGATCCTCACCATACGGAGAGCCAGCAAGAGAAGATAAAAGGATTAGGATTTTTAGACATTGTGACCGTTTTTGCGCCGCAGAAGACAACGGCTCAGGTGCAGGGCCATTTCTTGCCTTCCGGCTGTCCGTGGACGAAAAAACTAGCCCGGCGGCATTTCCGGGGCTACGAAATTCACATGGGGGTGAGTCATTTGGGCCCGGAAGCGAGGCCGCTATTGTGCTGTGTCAAAAACGATGGCTCTCTCTACGAAGACGGGACTTTCAGTACTGATGGCCGGGTGCTGGGGAGCTACGTGCATGGTCTTTTCGATGACCCGGTCATAGCCGCTGAGATCGTTAACCATGTCCGGCGCAGCCGCGGGTGGCAGGAGATAAGTTGCGGTAGTTTAGACTACCGGTCGGCGAAGGAACGGGAATACCAGCGATGGGCCGATATCGTGGCTGCCAGCCTGGACATGGACCGGGTTTTTGAATTGATTTTTAGACGCTGA
- the gltA gene encoding NADPH-dependent glutamate synthase — protein sequence MSGERKKIIPQKHPMPEQEAAVRCRNFDEVALGYSEETAVAEANRCIQCKNSPCVEGCPVEIDIPAFIKMIAARDFAGAIKKIKEKNNLPAICGRVCPQENQCESKCTLGKKHEPVAIGRLERFVADWEMAQPEPIQVQAINPLGKRVAVIGSGPAGLTAAADLALMGYKVTVFEALHIPGGVLVYGIPEFRLPKAIVAREIENITRLGVEIRTNYVVGKLASVGELLEQGYDAVFIGTGAGLPYFMDIPGENLNGVYSANEFLTRNNLMKAYKFPQYLTPIRVGKRVAVVGGGNVAMDAARTALRLGAEAYIVYRRTFQEMPARREEIEHAREEGVKFELLASPIEIKGNEEGRVTSIICQRYELGEPDESGRRSPVPIPGAVFEMPVDTVVMAIGQGPNPLIPQTTPELKTNRRGNILAKEETGETSMPGVFAGGDVVTGAATVILAMGAGKKAARAIHEYLQNKG from the coding sequence GTGTCAGGAGAACGCAAGAAGATAATTCCCCAAAAGCACCCGATGCCAGAGCAGGAAGCTGCCGTGCGTTGCCGTAACTTCGACGAGGTGGCGCTGGGGTATTCGGAAGAGACGGCGGTAGCCGAGGCCAACCGCTGTATACAGTGCAAGAACAGCCCTTGCGTGGAAGGATGCCCGGTAGAGATTGATATCCCAGCTTTTATTAAAATGATAGCAGCAAGAGATTTCGCCGGGGCAATAAAGAAGATAAAAGAAAAGAACAATCTGCCTGCTATCTGCGGCCGGGTTTGTCCTCAGGAGAACCAGTGTGAAAGCAAGTGCACTTTGGGCAAGAAGCACGAACCGGTGGCTATTGGAAGACTGGAGCGGTTCGTGGCGGACTGGGAAATGGCCCAGCCAGAGCCAATCCAGGTTCAGGCAATTAATCCCTTAGGGAAGAGGGTAGCGGTGATCGGGTCCGGGCCGGCGGGGTTGACGGCAGCAGCGGACCTGGCTCTGATGGGATACAAAGTTACGGTGTTTGAAGCCCTCCATATACCGGGAGGAGTACTGGTTTACGGGATCCCGGAGTTTCGCTTGCCCAAGGCTATCGTCGCTCGCGAAATTGAGAACATCACCCGGCTGGGGGTTGAGATCAGGACCAACTACGTGGTAGGAAAACTGGCCAGTGTCGGGGAACTCTTGGAGCAGGGCTACGACGCTGTGTTCATAGGCACAGGAGCGGGTTTACCTTATTTCATGGATATTCCAGGAGAGAACCTGAACGGGGTATACTCGGCCAACGAGTTTCTGACCCGAAACAACCTGATGAAAGCCTACAAATTCCCCCAGTACCTAACCCCTATCAGGGTGGGGAAACGGGTAGCGGTAGTCGGCGGGGGCAACGTGGCTATGGATGCGGCGCGTACCGCGCTGCGCCTCGGTGCTGAGGCGTATATCGTGTACCGCCGCACTTTCCAGGAGATGCCGGCCCGGAGGGAGGAAATCGAACACGCCCGCGAGGAAGGGGTAAAATTCGAGCTCCTGGCAAGTCCCATCGAGATCAAGGGGAACGAAGAAGGGCGAGTCACGTCTATCATTTGTCAACGGTACGAGCTGGGGGAACCGGATGAGTCAGGAAGAAGGAGCCCGGTACCCATACCGGGGGCGGTGTTCGAGATGCCGGTAGATACGGTAGTCATGGCTATTGGGCAGGGACCAAACCCCCTCATTCCACAGACCACTCCAGAATTAAAGACCAATCGCAGGGGCAACATCCTGGCAAAGGAGGAAACCGGCGAGACCTCGATGCCTGGGGTATTTGCCGGGGGAGATGTAGTTACCGGGGCTGCGACCGTCATCTTAGCGATGGGGGCAGGCAAGAAAGCTGCCCGGGCCATCCACGAGTATTTGCAGAATAAGGGATGA
- a CDS encoding aldehyde ferredoxin oxidoreductase family protein produces the protein MYGWTGQILRVNLTDGTIQKEALSRKDAQDFIGARGLGTRYFVREVDPLVDPLAPENKLIFMTGPLTGTAAASAGRYNVICKGPLTGAIAASNSGGFWGPELKFAGYDGIIFEGKSPYPVYLWIENEKVELRRADRLWGKTVSEATDLIKGETDEEAKVACIGPAGENLVKFAGVINEYSRAAGRSGVGAVMGSKNLKAVAVRGTRGVRVADPDSFKQAIDKARQMLAQHPVTGQGLALYGTNVLINILNQHGGLPVQNFSQAATCDYAEKISGEYHAERYLVRNKGCFGCNMGCGRVTKVPAGKFKGFGEGPEYEATWALGSNLGNDNFEAIAKINFLCNEMGMDPITFGGTIACAMELYEKGYLDAGTVGWDLVWGNMDAVVDLAEKTALRQGFGNQLAEGSYRLAESFGHPEFSMTVKKQELPAYDPRALQGIGLNYATSNRGGCHVRGYMTSVEVLGIPEKLDPDTTEGKAAWTKAFQDITAVCDSSGTCLFATFAIGIPELTAEMRAATGVDYTEESVLLAGERIWNLERLFNLKAGFTGKDDVLPKRLLEEPMKGGPHAGQVVRLEDMLKEYYELRGWDENGVPTPAKLEQLGLA, from the coding sequence ATGTACGGTTGGACTGGACAAATCCTGCGGGTTAATTTGACCGATGGAACCATCCAGAAGGAAGCTTTATCGAGAAAGGACGCCCAAGATTTTATAGGGGCGCGCGGGTTGGGCACCAGGTACTTTGTTCGTGAGGTAGACCCGTTGGTTGATCCCCTCGCTCCCGAGAACAAGCTCATCTTTATGACCGGTCCTCTTACCGGTACCGCCGCTGCGTCAGCTGGCAGGTACAACGTCATCTGTAAAGGCCCCCTTACTGGAGCTATTGCCGCTTCTAATTCCGGAGGATTCTGGGGACCGGAACTCAAGTTTGCCGGGTATGACGGCATCATCTTTGAAGGCAAATCTCCTTATCCCGTGTATTTATGGATTGAGAACGAGAAAGTTGAATTACGCAGGGCAGACAGGCTCTGGGGAAAAACCGTGTCCGAGGCCACCGACCTCATTAAAGGAGAAACGGACGAAGAGGCGAAAGTGGCTTGTATTGGTCCGGCTGGAGAGAACCTGGTCAAGTTCGCTGGTGTGATTAACGAGTATTCTCGGGCAGCGGGCCGTTCAGGTGTTGGGGCGGTGATGGGTTCCAAGAACCTGAAAGCTGTTGCCGTGCGCGGGACCAGAGGAGTAAGAGTAGCGGATCCGGATAGTTTTAAGCAGGCTATCGACAAGGCCAGGCAGATGCTCGCCCAGCACCCGGTTACCGGACAAGGGCTGGCTCTTTATGGGACAAATGTTTTGATCAATATCCTGAACCAGCACGGCGGCTTGCCGGTTCAGAATTTCAGCCAGGCTGCCACTTGTGATTATGCGGAGAAGATATCCGGAGAGTATCATGCCGAACGGTATCTAGTCCGTAACAAAGGCTGTTTTGGCTGCAACATGGGTTGCGGGCGGGTGACTAAGGTGCCGGCTGGAAAGTTCAAAGGGTTCGGGGAAGGGCCTGAGTACGAAGCTACCTGGGCTTTGGGCTCTAACCTTGGAAATGACAATTTTGAAGCGATAGCTAAAATCAATTTCCTATGTAATGAAATGGGGATGGATCCTATCACCTTTGGCGGTACCATCGCCTGCGCTATGGAACTGTACGAAAAAGGTTATCTGGACGCAGGTACGGTGGGCTGGGATCTGGTCTGGGGTAACATGGACGCGGTCGTAGACCTGGCGGAAAAGACGGCTTTAAGGCAAGGGTTTGGCAACCAGTTGGCTGAAGGCTCCTACCGTTTGGCTGAGTCTTTTGGTCATCCTGAGTTTTCGATGACCGTGAAGAAACAGGAACTGCCTGCCTACGATCCACGGGCCTTGCAGGGGATCGGATTGAACTACGCTACCTCCAACCGCGGCGGCTGCCATGTGCGCGGGTATATGACTTCGGTGGAGGTGTTGGGTATTCCGGAGAAGCTGGACCCAGATACCACCGAAGGCAAAGCTGCTTGGACCAAGGCTTTTCAAGATATAACGGCTGTGTGCGATTCATCCGGTACCTGTTTGTTTGCTACCTTTGCCATAGGGATTCCGGAACTGACAGCCGAGATGCGAGCTGCAACCGGGGTTGATTACACGGAGGAATCTGTATTACTTGCAGGAGAGCGCATATGGAACCTGGAACGGCTGTTCAACCTCAAGGCCGGGTTTACTGGGAAAGACGATGTTTTGCCCAAACGACTCCTGGAAGAGCCGATGAAAGGTGGTCCTCATGCTGGACAGGTGGTAAGGCTCGAAGACATGCTTAAAGAATATTACGAACTCCGGGGATGGGACGAAAACGGGGTGCCGACTCCGGCCAAGCTGGAGCAGTTAGGGTTAGCCTAG
- a CDS encoding 4Fe-4S dicluster domain-containing protein: MNKILTIAPEKCTGCRTCELVCSFFHEKEFNPARARVTVITWDKDGFSVPMMCLQCSNAACMQVCPVGAVYRDFATGAVMVDHSRCIRCKMCTNACPFGNNTFDLELDRILKCDLCGGDPQCAKYCPSGAISYVPDTAANTAKKRLAASKFRELFREVV; encoded by the coding sequence ATGAACAAAATACTCACGATTGCTCCTGAAAAGTGTACCGGGTGCCGGACTTGCGAGCTGGTATGTTCCTTCTTCCATGAGAAAGAGTTTAATCCGGCTCGCGCGCGGGTCACGGTTATCACCTGGGACAAGGATGGATTCTCAGTTCCCATGATGTGTTTGCAGTGTAGCAATGCTGCCTGTATGCAGGTATGCCCCGTAGGAGCAGTATACCGTGATTTCGCGACCGGAGCGGTTATGGTCGACCACAGCCGTTGCATACGCTGCAAGATGTGCACTAACGCGTGCCCGTTTGGTAACAACACTTTCGACCTAGAGCTCGATCGGATACTGAAATGCGACCTTTGTGGCGGAGATCCTCAGTGTGCTAAGTACTGCCCTTCCGGAGCTATAAGTTATGTGCCGGATACGGCGGCAAATACTGCTAAGAAGAGGCTGGCAGCGAGCAAGTTTAGGGAACTGTTCCGGGAGGTGGTCTAG
- the cobU gene encoding bifunctional adenosylcobinamide kinase/adenosylcobinamide-phosphate guanylyltransferase encodes MSKGEQRPFGLEGSDRLFLPAPKRQEAKTENRLVLVTGGARSGKSRWAEYLLQEQGGGVLYVATALPIDEEMQDRINRHRTRRPPHWRTLEGYSGLARLIRETRLFREAVLLDCLTIMVTNLLLDAVKDFDRVTPQEAETVEKAIEQEVVSLVKALREIESTAVIVTNEVGMGLVPDNPLGRLFRDVCGRMNQLVAAEADEVYLVVCGIPVRIK; translated from the coding sequence GTGTCAAAGGGGGAGCAGCGTCCTTTTGGTCTTGAAGGCAGTGACCGTTTGTTTTTGCCGGCACCCAAGAGGCAGGAGGCGAAAACGGAAAACCGGCTGGTCTTGGTGACCGGAGGGGCGCGGAGCGGGAAAAGCAGGTGGGCCGAGTATCTTTTGCAGGAACAAGGAGGCGGGGTCTTGTACGTCGCCACCGCTCTGCCCATCGACGAAGAGATGCAAGACCGTATAAACAGGCACAGGACGAGGAGGCCACCGCACTGGCGGACCCTAGAAGGATACTCCGGGCTGGCTCGTCTCATCCGGGAGACCCGGCTGTTCAGAGAAGCAGTTCTGCTCGACTGCCTCACCATAATGGTGACCAACCTGCTTTTGGATGCGGTGAAGGACTTTGACCGCGTAACCCCGCAAGAAGCGGAAACCGTGGAGAAAGCTATTGAGCAGGAAGTTGTGTCATTGGTCAAAGCCTTACGCGAGATAGAAAGCACCGCGGTAATCGTGACCAATGAAGTGGGTATGGGCTTGGTTCCCGATAACCCGTTAGGTCGTTTATTTCGCGATGTTTGCGGCAGGATGAACCAGTTAGTTGCCGCGGAAGCGGATGAAGTATACCTGGTGGTCTGCGGCATCCCCGTCCGGATAAAATAG
- a CDS encoding sulfide/dihydroorotate dehydrogenase-like FAD/NAD-binding protein yields MFRIVAKKELAPRIKLFDVEAPEIARKARPGQFIILRVDEEGERIPLTIADFDQKKGTITIIFQEVGKTTELLGELQAGDSILDFVGPLGCPSEIERFGTVVCVGGGVGVAPVFPIARALGEAGNRVVSIIGARSRDMLIWEDEMRNVSSELLVATDDGSYGIKGFVTDILTGVLSREKVDRVVAIGPAVMMREVCRVTPESIPTVVSLNPIMVDGTGMCGACRVEVGGKTRFACVEGPEFDGHQVNWELVLKRSKMFVEEERIAMERGGCRCQENARR; encoded by the coding sequence ATGTTTCGAATCGTTGCCAAGAAAGAGCTTGCTCCTCGCATCAAGTTATTTGATGTGGAGGCGCCGGAGATCGCGCGGAAAGCGCGTCCCGGACAATTTATAATCCTGCGCGTAGACGAGGAGGGGGAACGGATCCCCTTAACTATAGCGGACTTTGACCAAAAAAAAGGGACTATTACTATCATATTCCAGGAAGTCGGGAAGACGACTGAGCTGTTGGGAGAGTTACAGGCCGGTGACTCCATCCTGGATTTTGTCGGACCGCTGGGTTGTCCGTCCGAGATTGAAAGATTCGGAACTGTAGTCTGTGTTGGCGGCGGGGTCGGCGTGGCCCCGGTGTTCCCCATAGCCCGAGCCCTGGGGGAGGCGGGTAACCGGGTAGTATCGATAATCGGAGCCCGGTCCCGCGACATGCTGATCTGGGAAGACGAGATGCGAAACGTGAGCTCAGAGCTTCTCGTCGCAACCGATGACGGCAGTTACGGGATTAAAGGGTTTGTTACCGATATTCTAACAGGGGTTTTGAGTCGGGAGAAGGTAGACCGGGTCGTGGCTATCGGTCCTGCTGTCATGATGCGCGAGGTGTGCCGGGTTACCCCGGAGTCCATACCGACTGTGGTCAGCCTCAACCCGATAATGGTCGACGGCACCGGTATGTGTGGAGCTTGCCGGGTTGAAGTGGGGGGCAAGACCAGGTTCGCCTGCGTGGAGGGACCCGAATTCGACGGGCATCAGGTGAATTGGGAACTGGTTCTGAAACGGTCCAAGATGTTCGTGGAGGAAGAAAGAATAGCCATGGAAAGAGGGGGATGCAGGTGTCAGGAGAACGCAAGAAGATAA